A single Limanda limanda chromosome 19, fLimLim1.1, whole genome shotgun sequence DNA region contains:
- the txlna gene encoding alpha-taxilin: MKKQDSDESAVQEVEDSPPTAAGTESPTAAKDSSESNSPKESEPQTPQTDTPPQTDTPTQVEEAASEVAEATLSRSDMAEQLSRQLEDILTTYCREASTLPNGQSHSPELNGLTGEKEGDKAEKGKVNGGHSGTEKEPKKTQDKKKVKGLGKEITLLMQTLNTLSTPEEKLTGLCKKYAELLEEHRNTQKQMRVLQKKQNQVVQDKDNLRTEHSKAILARSKLESLCRELQRHNRTLKEEGVQRTRVEEEKRKEVTSHFQVTLNDIQSQMEQHNERNASLRQENTELAEKLKKLYDQYKLREEHIDKVVRHKDLQQQLVDAKLHQAQELLKESEERHDREKDFLLKEAVESQRMCELMKQQEVHLKQQLSLYTEKFEEFQTTLSKSNEVFTTFKQEMEKMTKKIKKLEKETAMYRSRWESSNKALVEMSEEKSSRDREFDALQGKVQRLEKLRRALKVERNDLNKKVQNLSSQQEGPAGTPPSDPGTDSPSPPPTDSLLEPSACPVPEAAPCSHLCHCDPELDTHPLPEEANAQPVSTQE, translated from the exons ATGAAAAAACAAGACAGTGATGAGTCTGCCGTCCAGGAGGTTGAGGATTCTCCCCCCACAGCGGCAGGGACAGAGTCACCCACGGCTGCAAAAGACAGCTCAGAGAGCAACAGCCCCAAAGAGTCGGAACCACAGacgccacagacagacacacctccacagacagacacgccTACACAAGTTGAAGAGGCTGCAAGTGAAG TTGCAGAAGCAACACTGTCTCGGAGCGACATGGCCGAGCAGCTGAGCCGGCAGCTAGAAGACATCCTCACTACCTACTGCAGAGAGGCCAGCACTCTACCTAATGGCCAATCACACAGTCCAGAGCTCAACGGTCTGACTGGCGAGAAGGAAGGCGACAAGGCAGAGAAGGGCAAAGTCAATGGAGGTCACAGTGGGACGGAGAAGGAGCCGAAGAAGACACAGGACAAGAAGAAAGTGAAGGGTCTGG gTAAAGAGATCACCCTCCTGATGCAGACCCTGAACACACTGAGCACACCCGAGGAAAAGCTTACAGGCCTCTGTAAGAAGTACGCGGAGCTG CTGGAAGAGCACCGCAACACCCAGAAACAGATGAGAGTGCTGCAGAAGAAGCAGAACCAGGTGGTCCAGGACAAAGACAACCTGAGGACCGAACACAGCAAGGCCATCCTGGCTCGCAGCAAACTGGAGAGTCTGTGcagggagctgcagagacacaaccgCACACTAAAG gaggaagggGTGCAAAGAACGCGcgtggaagaggagaaaaggaaggaggtGACCTCTCACTTCCAGGTGACGCTGAACGACATCCAGTCTCAGATGGAGCAGCACAACGAAAGAAATGCCAGCCTGCGACAGGAGAACACTGAGCTCGCTGAGAAACTGAAGAAGCTGTATGACCAGTACAAACTGCGGGAGGAG CACATAGACAAAGTGGTGAGGCACAaagacctgcagcagcagctggtggacGCCAAACTACACCAGGctcaggagctgctgaaggAGTCAGAGGAACGCCAcgacagagagaaagacttt CTGTTGAAAGAAGCCGTGGAGTCTCAGAGGATGTGTGAGCTGATGAAGCAGCAGGAAGTTCACCTCAAACAGCAG ctgtCCCTGTACACGGAGAAGTTTGAAGAGTTCCAGACAACTTTGTCCAAGAGCAACGAGGTCTTCACCACGTTCAAACAGGAGATGGAGAAG ATGACTAAAAAGATCaagaagctggagaaggagaCGGCCATGTATCGCTCCAGGTGGGAGAGCAGCAACAAGGCTCTTGTggagatgtcagaggag AAATCTTCGCGGGACCGGGAGTTCGATGCCCTTCAGGGTAAAGTCCAGCGGCTGGAGAAGCTGAGGCGGGCACTCAAAGTCGAACGGAACGACCTCAACAAGAAGGTCCAGAACCTGAGCAGTCAGCAAGAGGGCCCAGCAGGAACCCCCCCCTCTGACCCAGGGACCGActccccttctccaccacccACAGACTCTCTGCTGGAGCCCAGCGCCTGTCCTGTCCCAGAAGCCGCCCCCTGCTCCCACTTATGCCATTGTGATCCAGAACTGGACACACACCCGCTACCGGAGGAGGCGAACGCTCAGCCGGTCAGCACGCAGGAATGA